In Musa acuminata AAA Group cultivar baxijiao chromosome BXJ3-11, Cavendish_Baxijiao_AAA, whole genome shotgun sequence, one DNA window encodes the following:
- the LOC103970190 gene encoding uncharacterized protein LOC103970190: protein MRGAFRIAAPIISTLNAGALRLSRTPPPLLLLERSPRSSFHRLFSGSLPMANRSPPPSTSTTASETLDSSSSSMEKQFEGFRVQLEESGNVRERIRAVVMEMEGAVRLMHSSLLLVHHTRPNPEVLEKAKVQIEVLKDLFGGLAEILRECPGQYYRYHGDWRSETQAAVSLIAFLHWLETGNLLVHAEAEKKLGLDNSEFGLDIEDYLIGICFMSNELPRYVVNQVTAGDYDCPKNVLKFLTDLHSAFRMLNLRNDFLRKKFDGMKYDLRKVEEVYYDVKIRGLGSGDTMQGHATQA from the exons ATGAGAGGTGCATTTCGTATCGCCGCTCCCATCATCTCCACTTTGAACGCCGGTGCGTTGCGTCTCTCTCGTACCCCACCTCCTCTGCTCCTCCTCGAACGAAGCCCTCGTTCGTCCTTCCACCGCCTTTTCTCGGGTTCTCTGCCAATGGCGAATCGCTCGCCGCCGCCTTCTACTTCCACAACGGCGTCAGAAACCCTcgattcctcttcctcttctatgGAGAAGCAGTTCGAGGGCTTTCGCGTCCAGCTCGAGGAGTCGGGGAACGTTCGGGAGCGGATCCGCGCGGTGGTGATGGAGATGGAGGGCGCTGTCCGGCTGATGCATTCTAGTCTTCTTCTCGTCCACCACACCCGCCCAAACCCAG AGGTCTTGGAGAAGGCTAAAGTTCAGATCGAAGTGCTCAAGGATCTCTTCGGTGGGCTTGCTGAGATCCTTCGTGAATGCCCGGGACAGTATTACAG GTACCATGGTGATTGGAGGAGCGAGACCCAGGCAGCAGTATCACTCATTGCGTTTCTGCACTGGTTGGAGACGGGCAATCTTCTCGTTCATGCGGAAGCTGAGAAGAAACTCGGAT TGGACAATTCAGAATTTGGTCTGGACATTGAAGATTATCTTATAG GAATATGTTTCATGTCCAATGAGTTG CCAAGATATGTGGTCAACCAAGTTACTGCTGGGGATTATGATTGTCCAAAAAACGTGCTCAAGTTCTTAACCGATCTCCATTCTGCTTTTAGAATGcttaacctacgaaatgactttctGCGCAAGAAGTTTGATG GAATGAAGTATGACTTGAGAAAAGTTGAAGAGGTCTACTACGATGTTAAGATCAGAGGCCTCGGATCTGGCGACACGATGCAGGGGCATGCCACCCAAGCTTAA
- the LOC135652962 gene encoding uncharacterized protein LOC135652962 has protein sequence MASGDDGLLALPAASNMGRKSTSIQHRRLNLEKEVAELQRMLHDEEKVHEILERALLPQNALLTLRISSFLPKKTKELLAELVVVEEEIARLESEISKVQVGLPNMQGAEEQKTSKVFNFKDTNVNVIVEPSSDKSVASSHVPGQEILQQKIALETKPLFFINQAIKGDYLVNGFSNIRSAGSLTRSFHYKGSQRAVEIKERASRKGRMPQKASLPKLPPKHLSNKDANVENFLTVFKEHSTVNSSDKNGGEYQPNKLSEKILKCLICIFLRFIRTSRALDLEKSGNLLRSANILLRSGNFQIDGSLMLKGKIPTQREIGHHDPYEIFEIEDSLLRDIGPYKNLVKFTSCSLDHKDISSSLALLKKLRILISSLHKVDLTFLTHQEKLAFWINVYNICIMHSFLELGMPSNPEMAEGLKNKATLNIGGHKLNALAIKHLILKQSSNSNEDGWKVHKDDKEMVPKDYGLEQSNPNIVFALCSGCKSSPAVRIYTADGVVGELEKSKMDYLQASIVVTSTKRILIPHLLHSNMHDFARDLDSLVDWIVNQLPTSWPLRKSMLECLKGRTAAKISHTVDVIPNNSEFQYLLPM, from the exons ATGGCGTCTGGTGACGACGGGCTTCTTGCACTTCCTGCTGCCTCTAACATG GGAAGGAAGAGCACCAGTATCCAACATAGAAGGTTAAATCTTGAAAAGGAG GTGGCCGAACTGCAAAGGATGCTCCATGATGAAGAGAAAGTGCATGAAATTTTGGAACGTGCATTGCTTCCACAAAATGCTCTGTTAACCCTTCGTATCTCAAGTTTCCTTCCAAAAAAG ACAAAGGAACTTTTAGCAGAACTTGTAGTGGTGGAAGAGGAGATAGCTCGACTTGAAAGTGAAATAAGTAAAGTTCAAGTAGGCCTACCAAACATGCAAGGAGCTGAAGAACAGAAGACCTCAAAAGTTTTCAACTTTAAGGACACAAATGTAAATGTCATAGTTGAACCTTCAAGTGATAAGTCAGTTGCTTCATCACATGTGCCTGGTCAAGAAATTTTGCAGCAGAAGATAGCACTAGAAACCAAGCCTTTGTTCTTTATAAACCAGGCAATAAAAGGAGATTATTTGGTTAATGGTTTCAGCAATATAAGAAGTGCTGGAAGCTTAACCAGGTCTTTCCATTACAAGGGAAGCCAAAGGGCAGTGGAAATTAAGGAGAGAGCTTCAAGGAAAGGTCGAATGCCACAGAAAGCATCCTTGCCTAAATTGCCTCCAAAGCACCTAAGCAATAAA GATGCTAATGTGGAAAATTTTCTCACAGTATTCAAAGAACATTCTACTGTAAATTCATCAGACAAAAATGGTGGAGAATACCAACCAAACAAGTTATCTGAGAAAATATTGAAGTGCTTGATCTGCATTTTCTTAAGATTTATAAGAACATCACGAGCATTGGATCTAGAAAAATCTGGCAACTTATTAAGATCTGCCAACATACTGCTACGATCAGGAAACTTCCAGATTGATGGCAGCTTGATGTTGAAGGGAAAAATTCCAACTCAAAGGGAAATAGGGCACCATGATCCTTATGAAATTTTTGAGATTGAAGACTCTCTACTGAGAGATATTGGTCCATACAAGAATCTTGTCAAATTTACCTCATGCTCtttggatcacaaagacatttctAGTTCTCTTGCTTTATTAAAGAAGTTAAG GATCTTAATTAGCAGCCTTCATAAGGTGGACTTGACATTTTTGACCCACCAAGAGAAATTGGCTTTTTGGATAAATGTTTACAACATCTGCATCATGCAT AGCTTCCTAGAACTTGGGATGCCTTCAAATCCAGAAATGGCTGAAGGATTGAAGAATAAG GCCACGCTCAATATAGGAGGGCACAAACTAAATGCATTAGCTATAAAGCACCTTATTCTAAAGCAATCATCGAACTCTAATGAG GATGGCTGGAAAGTTCACAAGGATGATAAAGAAATGGTTCCTAAAGACTATGGATTGGAGCAATCAAACCCCAATATTGTGTTTGCACTATGTTCTGGCTGTAAATCTTCTCCAGCT GTCAGAATATACACAGCCGATGGTGTCGTAGGCGAGTTGGAAAAATCGAAGATGGACTACTTGCAAGCTTCAATAGTAGTGACAAGTACAAAAAGGATTTTGATCCCGCATCTGCTGCACTCAAATATGCATGACTTTGCCAGAGACTTGGATTCTTTAGTTGACTGGATTGTCAACCAGCTTCCAACTTCTTGGCCTCTGAGGAAATCCATGCTAGAGTGCTTGAAGGGAAGGACAGCTGCGAAGATATCTCATACGGTGGATGTAATCCCTAATAATTCTGAATTCCAATACCTTCTGCCCATGTGA
- the LOC103970192 gene encoding uncharacterized protein LOC103970192 isoform X1: MVKSYLRYEPGLAFGVIASLDSKITYDPSGLHLLAPALDKLALWNLKQGLASKTFSPSSRSSHTLAVTSVAASPSSSSTSIASGHADGSIRLWDYEKATCEATLNGHKSAVTALRYNHLSSLLASGGKDCDVILWDVVGEAGLFRLRGHRDQVTDLVFLDSGKKLVTCSKDKFIRVWDLEMQHCIQIVSGHHSEVWSLDVDQKERFLVSGSADTELRFYQIRTNAEMVENESKWEILKQFGEIQRQNKDRVATLRFNKSGSLLACQVAGKSVEIYRVLDDVESMRKAKRRLHRKKEKVMAKAMVVDNENGGFVDSLSSQELQHPTVAVSDMFKLLQTLRASKKICSIAFCPNVPKVGLATLSLSLNNNMLETHLIDTDKISKLYSIELHGHRSDIRSVTLSSDNDLLMSTSHNAVKIWNPSTGVCLRTIESGYGLCSSFVPGNRYALVGTKSGTLEILDVGSGSSIEVIEAHAGSIRSIVPIPDENGSVSSCGFVTGSADHDVKFWEYQLLQKPVNDSKQLTVTNVRTLKMNDDVLAVCISPNSKHLAVSLLDCTIKVFFVDSLKFFLSLYGHKLPVLCMDISSDGDLIVSGSADKNLKIWGLDFGDCHKSIFAHADSVMDVKFVRNTHYMFSVGKDRLVKYWDADKFELLLTLEGHHAEVWCLAVSNRGDFIVTGSHDRSIRRWDRTEEPFFIEEEREKRLEELFESDLDNLNEDRYAPKELVPDEGSVGVPGKKTKETLSKTDLVIDALDMADAEIKRIDQHKEDQKNGRGDEFQTNIMMRGLSPSDYVLHTLANVNTNDLEQTLLSLPFSDALKLMSYLKEWVLVPDKVELVCRVTMVLLQTHHNQLTTAVAARPVLIVLKDILHERVKECKDTIGFNLAAMDHLKELMSMRSDAPFRDAKAKLMEIRQWQSKRTERGGDTNEKRRKKKQKPASQ; encoded by the exons ATGGTGAAGTCCTACCTACGCTACGAGCCGGGCCTCGCCTTTGGCGTCATCGCTTCTCTCGACTCCAAAATCACCTACGATCCCTCGGGGTTGCACCTCCTCGCCCCCGCCCTCGACAAGCTCGCCCTCTGGAACCTCAAGCAGGGCCTCGCCTCCAAGACCTTCTCCCCCTCCTCCCGCTCCTCCCATACCCTCGCCGTCACCTCCGTTGCGGCCTCCCCCTCATCCTCATCCACTTCG ATCGCAAGTGGGCACGCCGATGGTAGTATTCGTCTATGGGACTACGAAAAGGCCACATGCGAGGCGACACTCAATGGCCACAAATCAGCTGTTACTGCCCTCCGCTATAATCACCTCAGCTCCCTTCTTGCTTCTGGCGGCAAGGACTGCGATGTCATCCTGTGGGATGTGGTTGGTGAAGCCGGACTCTTTCGCCTTCGTGGTCACCGAGACCAG GTGACAGACCTTGTATTTCTTGATTCTGGAAAGAAGCTTGTGACCTGCTCCAAGGACAAGTTCATTAGGGTATGGGATCTTGAAATGCAGCATTGCATACAGATTGTGAGTGGGCACCACAGCGAAGTATGGTCTCTGGATGTTGACCAAAAGGAGAGGTTTTTGGTATCTGGGTCAGCAGACACTGAGCTCCGGTTTTATCAAATTAGAACCAATGCTGAGATGGTCGAGAATGAGAGCAAATGGGAAATTTTGAAGCAATTTGGCGAAATCCAGAGGCAGAACAAGGACAGGGTGGCGACCCTGAGATTTAACAAATCTGGAAGTCTTTTGGCATGTCAAGTGGCAGGGAAAAGTGTGGAAATATATCGAGTTCTTGATGATGTGGAATCAATGCGCAAGGCTAAGCGGAGGCTtcacagaaagaaagaaaaggttaTGGCAAAAGCAATGGTCGTAGATAATGAAAATGGAGGGTTTGTAGATTCTTTATCCAGCCAGGAACTTCAGCATCCAACTGTTGCAGTGTCAGATATGTTTAAACTTCTTCAAACCTTACGTGCAAGCAAGAAAATTTGCTCTATTGCATTCTGTCCTAATGTTCCTAAAGTTGGTCTTGCCACATTATCCTTGTCCTTGAACAATAACATGCTAGAGACTCATTTAATTGATACAGACAAGATATCCAAATTGTACTCAATTGAGCTTCATGGACATCGCTCAGATATTAGAAGCGTTACACTTAGCTCAGATAATGACCTTCTGATGTCAACAAGTCATAATGCTGTAAAGATTTGGAACCCCAGTACAGGAGTCTGCCTTCGCACAATCGAGTCTGGCTATGGATTGTGCAGTTCTTTTGTACCTGGAAACCGTTATGCACTTGTTGGAACAAAGAGTGGAACCTTGGAGATACTTGATGTTGGCAGTGGGAGCTCCATTGAAGTGATAGAAGCTCATGCAGGTTCCATAAGGTCGATTGTTCCAATTCCAGATGAAAATGGTTCTGTCAGCAGCTGTGGCTTTGTCACAGGGAGTGCAGACCATGATGTTAAGTTCTGGGAGTATCAGCTGTTGCAAAAACCAGTTAAT GACTCTAAACAACTAACTGTGACAAATGTAAGAactttgaaaatgaatgatgatgtttTGGCAGTCTGTATCAGTCCAAATTCTAAGCACCTCGCTGTTTCTCTATTGGATTGCACAATCAAG GTCTTCTTCGTGGATTCCTTAAAATTTTTTCTTTCCCTTTATGGCCACAAGCTTCCAGTGCTCTGTATGGATATTTCATCTGATGGTGACCTTATAGTCAGTGGTTCTGCAGACAAAAATTTGAAAATCTGGGGTTTGGATTTTGGTGACTGCCACAAATCTATCTTCGCACATGCTGACAG TGTTATGGATGTAAAATTTGTGAGAAATACACATTACATGTTCAGCGTGGGGAAAGATCGCCTCGTCAAATATTGGGATGCTGATAAGTTTGAATTACTGTTAACTCTTGAGGGGCATCATGCTGAAGTTTGGTGCCTTGCTGTCAGCAATCGTGGTGACTTCATTGTCACAGGTTCTCATGATCGTTCAATTCGCCGTTGGGATAGGACTGAAGAACCCTTCTTCATTGAG GAAGAAAGAGAAAAGAGGTTGGAAGAGCTTTTTGAGTCTGACTTGGACAATCTAAATGAAGACAGATATGCACCAAAAGAATTGGTTCCAGATGAGGGATCTGTTGGTGTTCCAGGCAAGAAAACCAAGGAAACCCTGAGTAAAACTGACTTGGTTATTGATGCATTAGATATGGCGGATGCTGAAATAAAACGAATTGATCAACACAAG GAGGACCAGAAAAACGGAAGAGGAGATGAATTCCAAACAAATATAATGATGCGGGGGCTTTCTCCATCCGATTATGTTCTTCATACACTTGCAAATGTTAATACCAATGATCTAGAACAGACACTTCTG TCATTGCCGTTCTCAGATGCATTGAAGCTCATGTCTTATTTGAAAGAATGGGTTCTCGTTCCTGACAAG GTCGAGCTTGTCTGCAGGGTCACCATGGTACTGCTGCAAACACATCATAACCAGCTAACGACTGCAGTAGCTGCCAGACCAGTTTTGATTGTACTGAAGGACATTCTTCATGAAAGAGTTAAG GAATGCAAAGACACTATCGGTTTTAATCTTGCAGCCATGGATCATCTCAAG GAGTTGATGTCGATGAGATCCGATGCACCTTTCCGGGATGCCAAGGCAAAGCTCATGGAAATCCGTCAATGGCAATCTAAGCGTACGGAGAGAGGCGGCGACACAAACGAGAAACGAAGGAAGAAGAAACAGAAGCCAGCCAGCCAATGA
- the LOC103970192 gene encoding uncharacterized protein LOC103970192 isoform X3 → MQHCIQIVSGHHSEVWSLDVDQKERFLVSGSADTELRFYQIRTNAEMVENESKWEILKQFGEIQRQNKDRVATLRFNKSGSLLACQVAGKSVEIYRVLDDVESMRKAKRRLHRKKEKVMAKAMVVDNENGGFVDSLSSQELQHPTVAVSDMFKLLQTLRASKKICSIAFCPNVPKVGLATLSLSLNNNMLETHLIDTDKISKLYSIELHGHRSDIRSVTLSSDNDLLMSTSHNAVKIWNPSTGVCLRTIESGYGLCSSFVPGNRYALVGTKSGTLEILDVGSGSSIEVIEAHAGSIRSIVPIPDENGSVSSCGFVTGSADHDVKFWEYQLLQKPVNDSKQLTVTNVRTLKMNDDVLAVCISPNSKHLAVSLLDCTIKVFFVDSLKFFLSLYGHKLPVLCMDISSDGDLIVSGSADKNLKIWGLDFGDCHKSIFAHADSVMDVKFVRNTHYMFSVGKDRLVKYWDADKFELLLTLEGHHAEVWCLAVSNRGDFIVTGSHDRSIRRWDRTEEPFFIEEEREKRLEELFESDLDNLNEDRYAPKELVPDEGSVGVPGKKTKETLSKTDLVIDALDMADAEIKRIDQHKEDQKNGRGDEFQTNIMMRGLSPSDYVLHTLANVNTNDLEQTLLSLPFSDALKLMSYLKEWVLVPDKVELVCRVTMVLLQTHHNQLTTAVAARPVLIVLKDILHERVKECKDTIGFNLAAMDHLKELMSMRSDAPFRDAKAKLMEIRQWQSKRTERGGDTNEKRRKKKQKPASQ, encoded by the exons ATGCAGCATTGCATACAGATTGTGAGTGGGCACCACAGCGAAGTATGGTCTCTGGATGTTGACCAAAAGGAGAGGTTTTTGGTATCTGGGTCAGCAGACACTGAGCTCCGGTTTTATCAAATTAGAACCAATGCTGAGATGGTCGAGAATGAGAGCAAATGGGAAATTTTGAAGCAATTTGGCGAAATCCAGAGGCAGAACAAGGACAGGGTGGCGACCCTGAGATTTAACAAATCTGGAAGTCTTTTGGCATGTCAAGTGGCAGGGAAAAGTGTGGAAATATATCGAGTTCTTGATGATGTGGAATCAATGCGCAAGGCTAAGCGGAGGCTtcacagaaagaaagaaaaggttaTGGCAAAAGCAATGGTCGTAGATAATGAAAATGGAGGGTTTGTAGATTCTTTATCCAGCCAGGAACTTCAGCATCCAACTGTTGCAGTGTCAGATATGTTTAAACTTCTTCAAACCTTACGTGCAAGCAAGAAAATTTGCTCTATTGCATTCTGTCCTAATGTTCCTAAAGTTGGTCTTGCCACATTATCCTTGTCCTTGAACAATAACATGCTAGAGACTCATTTAATTGATACAGACAAGATATCCAAATTGTACTCAATTGAGCTTCATGGACATCGCTCAGATATTAGAAGCGTTACACTTAGCTCAGATAATGACCTTCTGATGTCAACAAGTCATAATGCTGTAAAGATTTGGAACCCCAGTACAGGAGTCTGCCTTCGCACAATCGAGTCTGGCTATGGATTGTGCAGTTCTTTTGTACCTGGAAACCGTTATGCACTTGTTGGAACAAAGAGTGGAACCTTGGAGATACTTGATGTTGGCAGTGGGAGCTCCATTGAAGTGATAGAAGCTCATGCAGGTTCCATAAGGTCGATTGTTCCAATTCCAGATGAAAATGGTTCTGTCAGCAGCTGTGGCTTTGTCACAGGGAGTGCAGACCATGATGTTAAGTTCTGGGAGTATCAGCTGTTGCAAAAACCAGTTAAT GACTCTAAACAACTAACTGTGACAAATGTAAGAactttgaaaatgaatgatgatgtttTGGCAGTCTGTATCAGTCCAAATTCTAAGCACCTCGCTGTTTCTCTATTGGATTGCACAATCAAG GTCTTCTTCGTGGATTCCTTAAAATTTTTTCTTTCCCTTTATGGCCACAAGCTTCCAGTGCTCTGTATGGATATTTCATCTGATGGTGACCTTATAGTCAGTGGTTCTGCAGACAAAAATTTGAAAATCTGGGGTTTGGATTTTGGTGACTGCCACAAATCTATCTTCGCACATGCTGACAG TGTTATGGATGTAAAATTTGTGAGAAATACACATTACATGTTCAGCGTGGGGAAAGATCGCCTCGTCAAATATTGGGATGCTGATAAGTTTGAATTACTGTTAACTCTTGAGGGGCATCATGCTGAAGTTTGGTGCCTTGCTGTCAGCAATCGTGGTGACTTCATTGTCACAGGTTCTCATGATCGTTCAATTCGCCGTTGGGATAGGACTGAAGAACCCTTCTTCATTGAG GAAGAAAGAGAAAAGAGGTTGGAAGAGCTTTTTGAGTCTGACTTGGACAATCTAAATGAAGACAGATATGCACCAAAAGAATTGGTTCCAGATGAGGGATCTGTTGGTGTTCCAGGCAAGAAAACCAAGGAAACCCTGAGTAAAACTGACTTGGTTATTGATGCATTAGATATGGCGGATGCTGAAATAAAACGAATTGATCAACACAAG GAGGACCAGAAAAACGGAAGAGGAGATGAATTCCAAACAAATATAATGATGCGGGGGCTTTCTCCATCCGATTATGTTCTTCATACACTTGCAAATGTTAATACCAATGATCTAGAACAGACACTTCTG TCATTGCCGTTCTCAGATGCATTGAAGCTCATGTCTTATTTGAAAGAATGGGTTCTCGTTCCTGACAAG GTCGAGCTTGTCTGCAGGGTCACCATGGTACTGCTGCAAACACATCATAACCAGCTAACGACTGCAGTAGCTGCCAGACCAGTTTTGATTGTACTGAAGGACATTCTTCATGAAAGAGTTAAG GAATGCAAAGACACTATCGGTTTTAATCTTGCAGCCATGGATCATCTCAAG GAGTTGATGTCGATGAGATCCGATGCACCTTTCCGGGATGCCAAGGCAAAGCTCATGGAAATCCGTCAATGGCAATCTAAGCGTACGGAGAGAGGCGGCGACACAAACGAGAAACGAAGGAAGAAGAAACAGAAGCCAGCCAGCCAATGA
- the LOC103970192 gene encoding uncharacterized protein LOC103970192 isoform X2 has protein sequence MVKSYLRYEPGLAFGVIASLDSKITYDPSGLHLLAPALDKLALWNLKQGLASKTFSPSSRSSHTLAVTSVAASPSSSSTSIASGHADGSIRLWDYEKATCEATLNGHKSAVTALRYNHLSSLLASGGKDCDVILWDVVGEAGLFRLRGHRDQVTDLVFLDSGKKLVTCSKDKFIRVWDLEMQHCIQIVSGHHSEVWSLDVDQKERFLVSGSADTELRFYQIRTNAEMVENESKWEILKQFGEIQRQNKDRVATLRFNKSGSLLACQVAGKSVEIYRVLDDVESMRKAKRRLHRKKEKVMAKAMVVDNENGGFVDSLSSQELQHPTVAVSDMFKLLQTLRASKKICSIAFCPNVPKVGLATLSLSLNNNMLETHLIDTDKISKLYSIELHGHRSDIRSVTLSSDNDLLMSTSHNAVKIWNPSTGVCLRTIESGYGLCSSFVPGNRYALVGTKSGTLEILDVGSGSSIEVIEAHAGSIRSIVPIPDENGSVSSCGFVTGSADHDVKFWEYQLLQKPVNDSKQLTVTNVRTLKMNDDVLAVCISPNSKHLAVSLLDCTIKVFFVDSLKFFLSLYGHKLPVLCMDISSDGDLIVSGSADKNLKIWGLDFGDCHKSIFAHADSVMDVKFVRNTHYMFSVGKDRLVKYWDADKFELLLTLEGHHAEVWCLAVSNRGDFIVTGSHDRSIRRWDRTEEPFFIEEEREKRLEELFESDLDNLNEDRYAPKELVPDEGSVGVPGKKTKETLSKTDLVIDALDMADAEIKRIDQHKL, from the exons ATGGTGAAGTCCTACCTACGCTACGAGCCGGGCCTCGCCTTTGGCGTCATCGCTTCTCTCGACTCCAAAATCACCTACGATCCCTCGGGGTTGCACCTCCTCGCCCCCGCCCTCGACAAGCTCGCCCTCTGGAACCTCAAGCAGGGCCTCGCCTCCAAGACCTTCTCCCCCTCCTCCCGCTCCTCCCATACCCTCGCCGTCACCTCCGTTGCGGCCTCCCCCTCATCCTCATCCACTTCG ATCGCAAGTGGGCACGCCGATGGTAGTATTCGTCTATGGGACTACGAAAAGGCCACATGCGAGGCGACACTCAATGGCCACAAATCAGCTGTTACTGCCCTCCGCTATAATCACCTCAGCTCCCTTCTTGCTTCTGGCGGCAAGGACTGCGATGTCATCCTGTGGGATGTGGTTGGTGAAGCCGGACTCTTTCGCCTTCGTGGTCACCGAGACCAG GTGACAGACCTTGTATTTCTTGATTCTGGAAAGAAGCTTGTGACCTGCTCCAAGGACAAGTTCATTAGGGTATGGGATCTTGAAATGCAGCATTGCATACAGATTGTGAGTGGGCACCACAGCGAAGTATGGTCTCTGGATGTTGACCAAAAGGAGAGGTTTTTGGTATCTGGGTCAGCAGACACTGAGCTCCGGTTTTATCAAATTAGAACCAATGCTGAGATGGTCGAGAATGAGAGCAAATGGGAAATTTTGAAGCAATTTGGCGAAATCCAGAGGCAGAACAAGGACAGGGTGGCGACCCTGAGATTTAACAAATCTGGAAGTCTTTTGGCATGTCAAGTGGCAGGGAAAAGTGTGGAAATATATCGAGTTCTTGATGATGTGGAATCAATGCGCAAGGCTAAGCGGAGGCTtcacagaaagaaagaaaaggttaTGGCAAAAGCAATGGTCGTAGATAATGAAAATGGAGGGTTTGTAGATTCTTTATCCAGCCAGGAACTTCAGCATCCAACTGTTGCAGTGTCAGATATGTTTAAACTTCTTCAAACCTTACGTGCAAGCAAGAAAATTTGCTCTATTGCATTCTGTCCTAATGTTCCTAAAGTTGGTCTTGCCACATTATCCTTGTCCTTGAACAATAACATGCTAGAGACTCATTTAATTGATACAGACAAGATATCCAAATTGTACTCAATTGAGCTTCATGGACATCGCTCAGATATTAGAAGCGTTACACTTAGCTCAGATAATGACCTTCTGATGTCAACAAGTCATAATGCTGTAAAGATTTGGAACCCCAGTACAGGAGTCTGCCTTCGCACAATCGAGTCTGGCTATGGATTGTGCAGTTCTTTTGTACCTGGAAACCGTTATGCACTTGTTGGAACAAAGAGTGGAACCTTGGAGATACTTGATGTTGGCAGTGGGAGCTCCATTGAAGTGATAGAAGCTCATGCAGGTTCCATAAGGTCGATTGTTCCAATTCCAGATGAAAATGGTTCTGTCAGCAGCTGTGGCTTTGTCACAGGGAGTGCAGACCATGATGTTAAGTTCTGGGAGTATCAGCTGTTGCAAAAACCAGTTAAT GACTCTAAACAACTAACTGTGACAAATGTAAGAactttgaaaatgaatgatgatgtttTGGCAGTCTGTATCAGTCCAAATTCTAAGCACCTCGCTGTTTCTCTATTGGATTGCACAATCAAG GTCTTCTTCGTGGATTCCTTAAAATTTTTTCTTTCCCTTTATGGCCACAAGCTTCCAGTGCTCTGTATGGATATTTCATCTGATGGTGACCTTATAGTCAGTGGTTCTGCAGACAAAAATTTGAAAATCTGGGGTTTGGATTTTGGTGACTGCCACAAATCTATCTTCGCACATGCTGACAG TGTTATGGATGTAAAATTTGTGAGAAATACACATTACATGTTCAGCGTGGGGAAAGATCGCCTCGTCAAATATTGGGATGCTGATAAGTTTGAATTACTGTTAACTCTTGAGGGGCATCATGCTGAAGTTTGGTGCCTTGCTGTCAGCAATCGTGGTGACTTCATTGTCACAGGTTCTCATGATCGTTCAATTCGCCGTTGGGATAGGACTGAAGAACCCTTCTTCATTGAG GAAGAAAGAGAAAAGAGGTTGGAAGAGCTTTTTGAGTCTGACTTGGACAATCTAAATGAAGACAGATATGCACCAAAAGAATTGGTTCCAGATGAGGGATCTGTTGGTGTTCCAGGCAAGAAAACCAAGGAAACCCTGAGTAAAACTGACTTGGTTATTGATGCATTAGATATGGCGGATGCTGAAATAAAACGAATTGATCAACACAAG CTATGA